The genomic stretch GATTTTATTACTTGGTTTGTGATTGAATCAAAGCaatattttctctttttttccttttgatgaaAATACAGCTTCTGAAATACTACCAAAGAAGCACTGAAGCGAGCAAGTTTACAGCAGCTGCAACCCCACTCACCACATCATTTTCGGTGGAAAGCTTCATTTGTTTGGAAGAAACCAATCGTAAGGCTTCTTATTCCTTGATAGTTTTGGGCAGTTTCTTATTTTTTCATCTATGGGTGCTGTTGTTGCTGTACTTTTGATAGCAACTTGTTAGTATGCCTGATCCAAATTTATCTTAGCCACCTTGACAAAAAGATGTCAATAATAGTTAATAGGTAGTTAGAATATACCCGTAGATATTAAAGAGGAAAAAACCCTGAAGAATAAACCACCTCAAAACATATTTTATTTGGTATACTAATAACAATCATTGTAGCTAAAATGTGAAGATACGAATGAATTTATTCAGTAGACGTGTCATCTTGCGGCTCTGATGAGGAGCTTGGCGTTGTGGTGCTCTGTGCTTGCATGAGGCGCTCGAGTTTGGTACTGAGCTCGGCCTTCTCTTTCTCGAGCTGGGCGTTCTCGCAGCACATGTCACTGCAGCCCCTCATTGCTTGGTTCAGGTCGTCAAGGAGGCGGCGGTTGGCGCCACGGAGGTGAACGACCTGCGCCCACAGCTCTGTGAGCTGCCGCTGCTTGCGCATGCGCGACCGCCTGGCGGACTCCCGGTTGGAGaccatcctccgccgcctccgctcatCCTCTGCCATCACCATGCGGCCGCCGTATGCATCCTCGGCACTGCCAGAGCCGGCTGGACTGTTGCTGACGACAGCCGGTGCTTCGTGGATAGGTTCAAAGGTAGAAGGCGAGAAGTGGAAGGGAGTGGGCGGCATCGCGATCATGTTGCTGTGGCAGTGAGCGTGGAATGCTGGGTTTGGAGATGAGAGGCAGTGAAGGTTGGCCATGGCCACTGCTCCATGGTAATGGTGCTGCTGCAGCATGGTTGCTTCACTTGTTTGCTCAGTCAGTGAAGATCTTCAAGAGCGAGGTAGGAGTGGGATCGATGCGGCTAACGGCCTCTGGTTTGGCTTGGCTTATTTTGCTCTGGGTGAGCGGAGGAGGCACTTGGTTGG from Setaria italica strain Yugu1 chromosome II, Setaria_italica_v2.0, whole genome shotgun sequence encodes the following:
- the LOC101762238 gene encoding basic leucine zipper 43, which gives rise to MLQQHHYHGAVAMANLHCLSSPNPAFHAHCHSNMIAMPPTPFHFSPSTFEPIHEAPAVVSNSPAGSGSAEDAYGGRMVMAEDERRRRRMVSNRESARRSRMRKQRQLTELWAQVVHLRGANRRLLDDLNQAMRGCSDMCCENAQLEKEKAELSTKLERLMQAQSTTTPSSSSEPQDDTSTE